The Pseudomonas allokribbensis genome has a window encoding:
- a CDS encoding DUF1652 domain-containing protein has translation MFLSALELRNIIESSFLPKRCQCTLSPDLSMTVKVYGDHQTDQVDLLVSGIDASHLNSCREINGLIAGLRSDLAQHTATHHSLPRSKVV, from the coding sequence ATGTTTCTGTCTGCCTTGGAACTACGCAATATCATTGAAAGCAGCTTTCTGCCGAAACGCTGCCAGTGCACGCTGTCCCCGGATCTGTCGATGACCGTCAAGGTGTATGGCGATCACCAGACCGATCAGGTTGATTTGCTGGTGAGTGGCATCGATGCCAGTCACTTGAACAGCTGTCGCGAAATCAACGGCCTGATCGCCGGGTTGCGCTCGGATCTGGCGCAACACACGGCAACCCATCATTCATTGCCGCGATCCAAAGTCGTTTAA